Proteins found in one Panicum hallii strain FIL2 chromosome 4, PHallii_v3.1, whole genome shotgun sequence genomic segment:
- the LOC112889999 gene encoding CREB-regulated transcription coactivator 1-like produces MAYSGGGGKMSAVDAILAEAADLIALEQIAKLNTAHLADDSALPSSLESRFRKLKSLPAAPAAPVKTLGRSATAPHPTLPDPPRPNPAPEQPPAPTPPGQEEHPPSPAVEGERPPGGAAEAAKKKGDTSPPQELRPTATVPAVRDDEDLERLFGSGRRGRPTLRERNRGRDDDGSPSPPPPRQACCFGFSPRKPLQRTPTKGKKVHGSGNGDVLGIDSGEWGDENRRMVTELKEQQRKLKKALEEQVKVSRETAKMASWVKQASARMTHTTAIDDLLSDCEDEDELK; encoded by the coding sequence ATGGCGtactcgggcggcggcggcaagatGTCGGCCGTGGACGCCATCCTCGCCGAGGCGGCCGACCTGATCGCGCTCGAGCAGATCGCCAAGCTCAACACCGCCCACCTCGCCGACGACTCCGCCCTCCCGTCCAGCCTCGAGTCCCGATTCCGCAAGCTCAAgtccctccccgccgccccggccgctcCAGTCAAGACCCTCGGCCGCAGCGCCACCGCGCCGCACCCCACACTGCCCGACCCGCCGCGGCCGAACCCTGCGCCTGAACAGCCGCCCGCACCGACCCCGCCGGGCCAAGAAGAGCATCCACCGAGCCCGGCGGTCGAAGGCGAGCGGCCACCGGGAGGCGCGGCGGAAGCGGCCAAGAAGAAGGGCGACACATCGCCGCCGCAGGAGCTGCGTCCTACGGCCACCGTCCCCGCGGTTCGCGACGACGAGGACCTGGAGAGATTGTTCGGATCAGGGAGGCGGGGCCGGCCGACGCTGCGGGAGCGGAACAGGGGCCGGGACGACGACGGCTctccctctccgccgccgccgcgccaggcGTGCTGCTTCGGCTTCTCCCCCAGGAAGCCCCTGCAGAGGACGCCGACCAAGGGCAAGAAGGTCCATGGGTCAGGCAACGGCGACGTTCTCGGCATCGACTCCGGCGAGTGGGGCGACGAGAACAGGAGGATGGTCACCGAGCTCAAGGAGCAGCAGCGCAAGCTCAAGAAGGCGCTCGAGGAGCAGGTGAAGGTCAGCAGGGAGACCGCCAAGATGGCGAGCTGGGTCAAGCAGGCATCCGCGCGCATGACTCATACCACGGCCATTGACGACTTACTCAGTGACTGCGAAGACGAAGATGAGCTCAAATGA